A stretch of DNA from Mesorhizobium onobrychidis:
CCCTATGGCATCTCGCCGACCATCGAGGCGTTGACCACCGTGCGCGAGGAAAACGCCGTGCGCCGCTCGGGCCTCAGGGCGCTGCAGCAGATCACCGATCCGGCGACCGCGTCGAAGGCACGGCTCGACTATGTGCCGGTGCTCAATCCCGGCGAGAACTATCCGGGCCTGATCGACGACAATGGCCGGCCGCTGATTGCGCCGATCGTCACCGGGCAGAACCCGACCTATGCATTCGACTACGCGGAAAGCCGGGCCGAGGAGATCCGCGACATGATGTTCGTAAACCTGTTCCAGACGCTGGTGCAGAACCCGCAAATGACGGCCACGGAAGCGCTGATCCGGCAGGAGGAGAAGGGCGCGCTGCTCGGGCCCTCCGGCTCGATCATCCAGGCCGGCTTTGCCGCGAATCTCGACCGCGAGCTCGGTATCCTCGAGGACAAAGGATTATATGAGGAAGACAGCCGGTTCCTGCCGCCGGCGAGCCTTGCGGGCAAGGCGGTGCGGCCGACCTTCACCGGGCCGCTCGACGTGCTGCGCCGCTCGGCCGAGGCGCGCGACACCATCCAGGTCGTCACCACGGCCATGCAGATGGCGCAGTTCGACCCCGGCGTCATGGACAATATCGACGGCGACGAGGCGCTAAAGATCGTGCAGAGCGCCGGCCGCAGCCCGCAACGCATTTTTCGCCGCCACGACGAGGTGGCTGATATTCGCGATGCCAGAGCCAAAGCTCAAGCTGCACAGGCCGGCATGGCGGCGATCGCCACCGCCGGCAAGGTGGCCGGGGATGCTGTGCCCGCCGCCGTGCAGGCGCGTGACAGCGGCCTGCTCGACGGTCTCAGCGGGCTGATGCCGCAGGGCGGCGAGGGCGGCGGCGCATGAGCGGCAAACGCTTCGCCCATTCGAGCCAGGCCGGCGGCCCGGCCAAGGCGCAGGACGCGCTGACCAAGGCCTATCTCAGGGTGTTCTCAGGCCAGGACGGCGAGATGGTGCTGGCCGACCTGACGGCGGCGACCGGCTATTACCGCCGCCCGTCCTATGGCGAGTGGCTGGCCAAGACGAAGACGCCGAACGGCTTCGAACTGCACAGCGCACTGAGCAATGCGCGCGCCGAAGTGGTGCAGCACATCATGGGGTTCCTGACGCTGGACGGTGAGCGGCTGGCGGCGCTGGAGCAGGCGGCGCGGCTGGAGGGGAGGTAGGGGTGGTTCGCCGAAAGATCGGCTGTCAGCGTTGCTTCCGCCAATCACGATGCTCCTAAGAGAAGCGGTGCCGGCGAAGCTGACAATCTCCCCCCTTGTGGGGGAGATGTCCGGCAGGACAGAGGGGGGCGCTGTCCCGCCGGCGTATCAAGTCGCAACTGCGAGCCCTGCCTCGATCACAATGTGCTGGCAGACATTGTCGATGTCGCGAATGACGTCGTCGTTCCAGAAGCGCAGGATGGTCCAGCCGTCTTGTTCAAGACGCTTTGTTCTTGCCTCATCGCCTGCATTGGCGTCGGCATGCTGCGAACCATCGACTTCGATGACGAGCTTCTTGTCCGGGCAAGCGAAGTCAACAATGTAACCGGCAATCGGAAATTGTCGGCGGAAGCCAAGCCCCATCAGCCGATGCGCGCGAAGCTCGTTCCAAAGCTTCAGCTCAGCACCGGTCATCGCCTTCCGCATCGATTTGGCATTTGCGCGATTTCGCGGAGGCAATGGCGTGTGAGGCATTTGGTCAATGCTCGGTCGCTATTGAGGTTGGCGCTCTACGGCGCCCCCCTCTGTCCTGCCGGACATCTCCCCCACTTGGGGGGAGATCGGCCGTCGCCGCTGATTTCGCAAATCGCCGACAAGAAAGGAGCCGGTGCTGGTGTTCGCCGGAACACCCCTCATCCGGCCGCGGAGCCTGTCCTCGGGCTTGCCGGAGGCAAGACCCGTGGGCGGCCACCTTCTCCCACAAGGGGAGAAGGGAAGACCGTCGCACTATCGCTCAATAATCGCCGCGGTAGTAGCGGTCGTCGCAAGGTGCGGTGTAGATGCGGCCGTAGCGATCCTGATAGCGGCAAAGCTGTTCGCCGCGCCGCTGCGGCGTGGTCGCGCTGCCCACGACCGCCCCCAGCAGGGCGCCGCTGGCTGCACCGATAACCGTGCTCTTGGTGTCGCGGCCCAGGGCCTGACCGACGAGAGCACCGCCAGCGCCGCCGACCAGGGCCCCCGTGGTGGCTCTTTGCTGCCCTTCGGTCTGTGCACATCCTGCCAGCGCGGCAGTCACAAGCAGGGCGGCAATGGCTTTGTACATGGTCATCGTCTGATACTCCGTTGAAGCCTATGAACTAATACACTGGCTGGTTTTGCCAAGTGTTTGCCAAGTGCGGACGCATTGCGGCGGAACAGCGGCAACCACTTGTCACGAAATGAGACATGGTTTCTTTCGTCTTGACGGCGAGTGCCTCCGACTCGGAAAGATCATAGTCAAACAAGACCATAGAGTCAGGCTCTGTCGAAATGAATCAGGCTCCGGCGGTAACGATTCGACCCGCCCAGCCGATCCCTCACATCCAAAAGCAAGAAGCCCGGCTGAATCGGCCAGTGCCTTTCCATTTCCAAACAACAAAAGGAATATTTCTCATGACAAATCTGGCAGACGCCGGGTCCGTGGTGGCTTTGCCACCGGCGGGCAACCTTGCACGGCCACCGGCCGCCGGGGACAATGGGTCCGCCCCGCCGGCTGCAGAAAGTTGGTTTGACGGTCTTTCCGAAGGCAACCGCAAGCTCGCTGAAACCAAGGGCTGGACCAAGCCTGAAAGCCTCGATCAGGTTTTCACATCCTATGCGGAGCTGGAACGGCAGCAGGGCGAAAGCCTGCGCATTCCCGCGGCGGACGCACCTGCGGAAGACTGGGACAGGTTCCATGCCCGGTTGCCTGAGGCGATGCGTCCGCTGACATCGCCTGACAAGGTCGAGTACAGGCGCCCCGACGGGCTTCCCGAAGACTTCGCCTATTCGGACGAGCTCGCCAATGCGTCCAAGGCCTGGGCGGTCGAGGCCGGCGCCACGCCGAAGGTGGCGCAGGCCTATCACGACCGCTTCGTCGGCTACATGGCCGAGCAGGCCCAGGTGCAGCAGATTGCCCTTGCCCGTTCGGTCGAGGCCACTCACGACGACCTGGTCAGGGAGTGGGGACCGACCGACAGCGACGGCTTTCGCCAGAGACTGGAGGTCGCCAACCGGGCGATGAAGAAGCTCGGCCTGGTCGATGCCTACAAGGCGAAGGGCATCCTCCTGCCTGACGGGGCCTTGACCGATCCGCAGATCGCCAAGGCGTTTCACGCCGTCGGCGAGGCGATGTTCAGGGAAGACACGATCGACGGCGGTGCGGCTTTGAGCGGAGGCAATCCCTTCAAGCGCAACGCCGCCGGCGAACGCAACCTGACCGATATCTCAGCCCTCGTCAAAAGCGATCCCGCCCGCGCCCGGCGGCTGGCACGCGAGGCCGGCGAAAACCCCGATCTGTGGATGCCTAACAACCCCCTCTAAAGCTGTGTCGATATTCAGGTGATGCCGGCCTGCAAACGACGGCTTTCTGCGCTTCCGGTGCTCACGGACCCAAATGTCCGCTCCGCTCCGGTTCTCGAAAGCCATCGTTTTCGGCTCGGCCTGACCTGAATCTCAACACACCTTCTCCGCCCATCAACCCCTGAAGGAAAGACAAAATGGCAGACGCCTATACCCGCATCGCGGACGCGATCGTTCCGTCCGTCTATGCACAATACTCGTTCGAGGAGCACGTCCAGTCGCTCGAGATCTACCAGGCCGGGATTCTGTTTTCCGACCCGGCCATCGCCTCGAAGCTCTCCATGGGCGGGCGTTCCGTCGACATGCCCGGCTGGAAGGATCTCGGCAACGACCCGTCCGAGCCGGTCAATGACGATCCGGCCGACTCGATCGAATTGAAGAAGATCGGCGCCCGCCGCGAGGTCGCCGCCCGAAATGTCCGCGCCCAGGCCTGGGGCATCCCGGACCTGACCTCGATCCTGGCCGGCGACGACCCGCAGAAACTCATTGTCCGCCGCCAGACCGACTACTGGCAGCGCGCCAACAAGCTGACGCTGCTCGGCATCCTGAAGGGCGTGGTGGCCGACAACCTCGCCAATGATGCCGGCGATCTGGTGCGCGTCACCGGCGCCTCCATCGTCGACACCGACATCATCGAGGCTGCCTATCTGATGGGCGACCGCGCCGACAAGTTCAAGACGATCTGGATGCACTCCAAGCAGATGAAGGCGCTGAAGCTCGCCGACCTCATCGACTATGTGCCGCCGTCTGAGCAGGGCGGGCCGCTGATCCCCTATTACATGGGGCTGCGGGCTGTCGTCGACGACGACATCCCGGTCGCAGCGGGCGTCTATACGGCGTTCATGTTCAAGGACAAGGCGATCCTGTGGAACGAGCTGCCGGTCAACACCGAAGGCGGGCCGCTGGAGTTCGACCGCAAGCCGCGCCAGGGCCATGGCGGCGGCGTCACCGAAATGGTCGGCCGCCGGCATTTTGTCCCGCATGTGCCCGGCACCCGCTTCCTCGACGCCTCCTCGGCCGGCGAATTCGCCACCGATGCCGAGCTGGCGCTGGCGGCGAACTGGGACCGCACGGCGTCGAGCGTCAAGAACATGACGTTCATTGCGCTGAAGACGACCGAAGCCTGATAGGACCGGAAGGGGCGGGGTAAAGAACTCCCGCCCTCTCTGGACGCTCGGTCGGCCAATGTGGCGAATCCCAAATTCACGCGCTGTGCTGCATTAAACTGATATGAGATTTGGATCTGGCCACATTGTTGTTGTTGCACGTTGATGAATCGCCGTCACCAAACGGTTACACAAGAGGACGATGCTGCCTTGTCTTGGCAGGGGAGGTAACCATGGATATGACATACAAGGCAGTTCAGGACGTGCTTCGAAAAGCGGGCGTTGTCATAAGCAAAAAGGGCGAACTTCACCGCATA
This window harbors:
- a CDS encoding YMGG-like glycine zipper-containing protein produces the protein MTMYKAIAALLVTAALAGCAQTEGQQRATTGALVGGAGGALVGQALGRDTKSTVIGAASGALLGAVVGSATTPQRRGEQLCRYQDRYGRIYTAPCDDRYYRGDY
- a CDS encoding endonuclease domain-containing protein — encoded protein: MPHTPLPPRNRANAKSMRKAMTGAELKLWNELRAHRLMGLGFRRQFPIAGYIVDFACPDKKLVIEVDGSQHADANAGDEARTKRLEQDGWTILRFWNDDVIRDIDNVCQHIVIEAGLAVAT
- a CDS encoding Bbp19 family protein, with the protein product MSGKRFAHSSQAGGPAKAQDALTKAYLRVFSGQDGEMVLADLTAATGYYRRPSYGEWLAKTKTPNGFELHSALSNARAEVVQHIMGFLTLDGERLAALEQAARLEGR
- a CDS encoding portal protein; this encodes MTSDSRAHDILSRQAELETERSQYEVVWEAVSEFCDPDAPDVWSGRRQSGAATQAERQERRGARVYANTINSAANRLAAGLESLIIPQSEKWHGLSTAAMNDEETDEEKEWAEALRDFLFALRYSANSNFVPATQACLRNVVRYGPAYLYAEEGFGGTLIRYASIPVVEGYLCRNRWGQVDIFHRRYERTARQSAQLLGYEKLPARIKMLVDDPAKCETKISLIQCIQPRDERKMYRLGGSYQYLDTAFASYHVIEDEEVIVRESGFRSFPVSCFNWRRYEGDPYGISPTIEALTTVREENAVRRSGLRALQQITDPATASKARLDYVPVLNPGENYPGLIDDNGRPLIAPIVTGQNPTYAFDYAESRAEEIRDMMFVNLFQTLVQNPQMTATEALIRQEEKGALLGPSGSIIQAGFAANLDRELGILEDKGLYEEDSRFLPPASLAGKAVRPTFTGPLDVLRRSAEARDTIQVVTTAMQMAQFDPGVMDNIDGDEALKIVQSAGRSPQRIFRRHDEVADIRDARAKAQAAQAGMAAIATAGKVAGDAVPAAVQARDSGLLDGLSGLMPQGGEGGGA